From Sporosarcina sp. 6E9, a single genomic window includes:
- a CDS encoding VLRF1 family aeRF1-type release factor, with the protein MSLSKELEVLKQFHCENDRCVLSVYLNTYPGDPQQLNGGWRIHLKTGLKRIGEYITASENEKELKAFNELKKKVTEEVESKKNNLSKSVVIFAAIEPELWSVHYVQVPVKTSFHWENLPMTEEMEYMYKAYPESGVILPSYGEVRILDTAMGAVKDELVYEFDSGVEAWKIRKIESANHDRGNGKKTTAGPALEVRPRTQIKGFFKGMDKVIEKLKKERGWHEIHVSGETELANAFAETLREKPASCIYKNLNKSKANDVIHQVFEK; encoded by the coding sequence ATGTCATTAAGTAAAGAGCTTGAGGTTTTGAAACAATTTCACTGTGAGAACGACCGTTGTGTATTGAGTGTATACTTGAATACCTATCCCGGTGATCCGCAGCAATTAAACGGCGGGTGGAGAATTCATTTAAAGACAGGATTAAAGCGAATTGGCGAGTATATTACCGCTTCAGAAAATGAAAAAGAATTGAAAGCATTTAATGAACTCAAGAAGAAAGTTACAGAAGAAGTGGAAAGCAAAAAGAATAACTTAAGCAAAAGTGTTGTAATTTTTGCCGCGATAGAGCCTGAATTATGGTCAGTCCACTATGTGCAAGTCCCCGTTAAGACCAGTTTCCACTGGGAGAATCTTCCCATGACTGAAGAGATGGAGTACATGTACAAAGCATATCCCGAGTCGGGCGTTATTTTACCGAGTTATGGGGAAGTCCGCATTTTAGATACCGCCATGGGAGCGGTGAAAGATGAACTTGTGTATGAATTTGACTCGGGCGTGGAGGCTTGGAAAATCCGGAAAATAGAATCAGCTAATCATGACCGCGGAAATGGAAAGAAAACCACCGCTGGCCCTGCATTAGAAGTACGGCCGAGAACCCAAATTAAAGGATTCTTTAAAGGAATGGACAAGGTTATTGAAAAGCTAAAGAAGGAACGCGGCTGGCACGAAATACATGTATCTGGCGAAACAGAATTAGCCAATGCTTTTGCCGAAACTTTACGAGAAAAACCAGCGAGTTGCATTTACAAAAATCTAAATAAAAGCAAAGCGAATGATGTAATTCATCAGGTTTTTGAAAAATAA
- a CDS encoding AAA family ATPase: MQRFAIMTVGKTHSGKTTFSKVLEQQLHNSLVVDQDNHAEFINAYYKTLMPKEGPNTFKYAISKTVIDYAIDQTDFHLILSNANRGLKGRVSLLEYLKSKGFISIIVNFDIPDHVLLERISASQRSTTIFRTASTFEEVLKRQQAETEKDGVIEPREGEANYLFGIKSSDDVPAVISEIVKAVQNL; encoded by the coding sequence ATGCAAAGATTTGCCATCATGACTGTCGGTAAGACCCATAGCGGAAAAACTACATTTTCGAAAGTATTGGAACAACAGTTGCACAACTCATTGGTAGTCGACCAAGATAATCACGCGGAATTCATCAATGCGTATTATAAAACTTTAATGCCTAAGGAAGGGCCAAACACATTCAAGTACGCGATTTCCAAAACAGTTATAGATTATGCAATAGATCAAACTGATTTTCATCTGATCTTAAGTAATGCAAATCGTGGGCTGAAGGGGCGAGTGAGTTTACTAGAATACCTGAAGAGCAAGGGGTTTATCAGCATTATCGTTAATTTCGATATTCCGGATCATGTTCTACTGGAACGCATTTCAGCGAGTCAACGTAGCACAACAATATTTAGAACCGCATCGACATTTGAGGAAGTTCTTAAACGACAACAAGCTGAGACTGAAAAAGATGGTGTGATAGAACCTCGGGAAGGCGAAGCAAATTATTTATTTGGGATTAAAAGCTCCGATGATGTGCCAGCTGTTATTTCAGAAATTGTAAAAGCCGTGCAAAACTTATGA
- a CDS encoding ATP-dependent Clp protease ATP-binding subunit, with translation MKCQLCGQNGATMNLRLRMNQQNMQLNMCHTCFGQIQGQLNAGKMPSLGNEGNHFFQANGGGQARTQTQQVEENIEHGLLDQLGKNISNDAREGLIDPVIGRDQEVKRVIETLNRRNKNNPVLIGEPGVGKTAIAEGLAVKIHEGNVPMKLMNKEVYLLDVASLISNTGIRGQFEERMKELIEELQTRTDVILFIDEIHLLVGAGQTEGSQMDAGNILKPALARGGLQLIGATTLKEYRQIEKDAALERRFQPIIVNEPSAEDTIKILNGIKNRYENFHEVRYSDEAVQAFVTLSERYIQDRFLPDKAIDLMDEVGSRLNLEHVVADSNLIETRLNEVIREKEEAADVEDYEKAANLRHEEIKLNKQLEESKQNGEAGIVEVTVADIELIVEEKTGIPVTKLQAAEQAKMKGIAENLGKEIIGQEEAVDKIAKAIRRSRAGLKSKTRPIGSFLFVGPTGVGKTEITKVLAEELFGSRDSLIRLDMSEYMEKHAVSKIIGSPPGYVGHEEAGQLTEQIRRKPYSILLLDEIEKAHPDVQNMFLQIMEDGRLTDSHGRTVSFKDTVIIMTSNAGTGERKVSVGFNQTEHESVTTLETLGNYFKPEFLNRFDAIVSFNELTEENLLEIVDLMLVDLQETIEENDINITISDEAKQVLVKLGYDKRFGARPLRRVIQDKIEDPLTDLILEEESVEKVHVDVVEEEIVVSKV, from the coding sequence ATGAAATGTCAACTATGTGGTCAAAATGGAGCAACGATGAATCTGAGACTCCGGATGAATCAGCAAAATATGCAATTGAACATGTGTCATACATGTTTCGGTCAAATACAAGGTCAATTGAATGCAGGCAAGATGCCGTCATTGGGTAATGAAGGAAATCACTTTTTCCAAGCAAACGGCGGAGGGCAGGCACGAACTCAGACACAACAAGTTGAGGAAAATATAGAGCATGGCTTGTTAGATCAATTAGGGAAAAACATCTCAAACGACGCGAGGGAAGGGCTAATTGATCCAGTTATCGGGCGCGATCAAGAAGTGAAGCGCGTAATTGAAACTTTAAATAGAAGAAATAAAAACAATCCCGTGTTAATCGGAGAACCTGGTGTCGGTAAAACAGCAATTGCTGAGGGCCTTGCAGTCAAAATTCATGAAGGCAATGTACCGATGAAACTGATGAACAAAGAAGTGTACTTGTTAGATGTCGCTTCACTTATCAGTAATACAGGTATTCGAGGTCAGTTTGAAGAAAGAATGAAGGAATTAATCGAAGAACTTCAAACACGGACAGACGTTATTTTATTCATCGATGAAATTCACTTACTTGTTGGTGCAGGACAGACTGAAGGCTCACAAATGGATGCCGGAAATATTTTGAAACCAGCATTGGCACGCGGTGGCTTGCAACTCATCGGTGCGACGACATTAAAAGAATATCGTCAAATTGAAAAAGATGCTGCGCTTGAACGTCGATTCCAGCCAATCATCGTTAACGAACCGTCTGCAGAAGATACGATTAAAATCTTGAACGGGATTAAAAATCGTTACGAAAATTTCCACGAAGTACGTTATTCTGATGAGGCGGTTCAAGCTTTTGTTACATTGTCTGAGCGCTATATTCAAGACCGATTTCTACCAGATAAAGCAATTGATTTGATGGATGAAGTTGGATCACGTTTAAATCTTGAACATGTAGTAGCTGATTCGAACTTGATTGAAACACGTTTGAACGAGGTTATTCGAGAAAAAGAAGAAGCGGCAGATGTGGAAGATTATGAAAAAGCAGCAAATTTACGACATGAAGAAATTAAGCTTAATAAACAATTAGAGGAATCGAAACAAAACGGGGAAGCCGGAATTGTAGAAGTTACTGTTGCTGATATTGAATTGATTGTCGAAGAAAAAACAGGGATTCCTGTCACAAAACTACAAGCGGCGGAACAAGCAAAGATGAAGGGCATCGCTGAAAATCTTGGCAAAGAAATCATTGGTCAAGAAGAAGCGGTCGATAAAATTGCAAAAGCGATACGTCGCAGTCGTGCGGGGCTCAAATCAAAAACCCGTCCAATTGGATCTTTCTTATTTGTGGGGCCAACGGGTGTCGGTAAGACGGAAATTACAAAAGTCTTAGCAGAAGAGCTATTCGGTTCACGCGACTCGTTAATTCGTCTTGATATGAGTGAATATATGGAGAAACATGCGGTGTCTAAAATTATCGGTTCACCTCCAGGTTATGTAGGTCATGAAGAAGCCGGTCAATTGACTGAACAAATTCGTCGTAAACCGTATTCAATTTTACTTCTGGATGAAATTGAAAAAGCGCATCCGGATGTTCAAAATATGTTCCTGCAAATTATGGAAGACGGCCGTTTAACAGATTCACATGGTCGTACCGTCAGCTTTAAAGATACAGTCATCATTATGACGAGTAACGCCGGAACGGGTGAGAGAAAAGTAAGCGTCGGATTCAATCAAACAGAACATGAATCGGTTACGACGCTCGAAACATTAGGTAATTATTTCAAACCTGAGTTTCTCAACCGTTTCGATGCAATTGTATCATTCAATGAATTGACAGAAGAGAATTTACTAGAAATCGTTGACTTGATGCTTGTGGATTTACAAGAAACAATCGAAGAAAATGATATTAATATTACGATTTCGGATGAAGCAAAACAAGTCTTGGTGAAACTAGGCTATGACAAACGATTCGGAGCTCGACCACTTCGTAGAGTGATTCAAGACAAGATAGAGGATCCATTAACGGATCTCATTTTAGAAGAGGAAAGCGTTGAAAAAGTCCATGTCGATGTTGTGGAAGAAGAGATTGTAGTTTCAAAAGTATAA
- a CDS encoding L,D-transpeptidase — MKLWIDISTRKHRLRLYNDQHLIKTYPVAVGKMVTSTPLGKYKIINKQLNPGGPFGVFWMGLSKPHYGIHGTNNPSSIGKNVSHGCIRMYNKDVLDLASRVLLGTTVYIHK; from the coding sequence ATTAAACTTTGGATTGATATATCCACACGAAAACACCGTTTAAGACTATACAATGATCAACATCTCATCAAAACTTACCCAGTCGCTGTGGGAAAAATGGTGACATCAACTCCTTTGGGAAAATACAAAATTATAAATAAACAACTGAATCCAGGCGGCCCTTTCGGCGTGTTTTGGATGGGATTATCAAAACCCCATTATGGGATACACGGCACAAATAATCCTTCCTCTATCGGAAAAAACGTGTCACACGGATGTATACGAATGTATAACAAAGATGTATTAGACTTAGCATCTAGGGTGTTGCTTGGAACAACTGTCTATATTCACAAATGA
- a CDS encoding urea transporter — MRHRLEIQKIKPLILFSLKGFSQVMLMENRFSGGLILLGLILHSPYLGLMALLSSIVGTSIGLLKDKETAKKGIYGFNSILSGVAAMLFLHGDWRWIIALIAAASSAFLMYFLSMIVIRWKIPVLTTPFVAITWIGLLVTYPINFLHKNPAFITSSPVKWNIPSEGKPNFILGLIKGVGEVFIIDSFWAGLFILIALFVAGWRFGVYAVFGTFISWLTARSLGVDTESLDLGLYNYNAVLTVIAVGLLFDDKRNYLLYGILAAAMTVPITAGMDALLNPIGLPALTSPFIISTWIFLIIRKITP; from the coding sequence ATGCGCCACAGGCTCGAGATCCAAAAAATAAAACCTTTAATCCTTTTTTCACTTAAAGGATTTTCGCAGGTTATGTTAATGGAAAACAGATTTTCTGGTGGGTTGATTTTGTTAGGTCTTATATTACACTCTCCATATCTCGGTCTCATGGCGCTTCTCTCGTCGATCGTCGGGACAAGTATTGGACTTTTAAAGGATAAAGAAACTGCAAAGAAAGGCATATATGGATTCAACTCAATCTTGAGTGGCGTTGCAGCCATGCTGTTTTTACATGGCGATTGGCGGTGGATTATCGCTCTAATTGCTGCAGCTTCCTCAGCTTTTTTAATGTACTTTTTATCAATGATAGTTATCCGGTGGAAGATACCTGTTTTAACAACTCCCTTTGTCGCGATAACCTGGATTGGGCTACTCGTAACATACCCGATTAACTTTTTACACAAAAATCCGGCATTCATTACTAGTTCACCGGTAAAATGGAATATCCCATCAGAAGGGAAACCAAATTTCATTCTCGGATTAATCAAAGGCGTTGGAGAAGTTTTTATTATCGACTCATTTTGGGCTGGTTTGTTTATTCTTATCGCTCTTTTTGTCGCTGGTTGGAGATTCGGGGTGTATGCCGTCTTTGGAACATTCATTTCATGGCTTACTGCACGATCTTTAGGCGTTGATACTGAATCATTGGATTTGGGTCTCTATAATTACAATGCCGTACTGACAGTCATTGCAGTAGGATTGTTATTTGATGATAAAAGAAATTATTTACTTTATGGAATATTGGCCGCCGCAATGACTGTCCCAATAACTGCTGGCATGGATGCTCTTCTCAATCCAATTGGTCTGCCTGCTTTGACATCTCCTTTTATCATTAGTACTTGGATTTTTTTAATCATACGAAAAATAACCCCTTGA
- a CDS encoding metallophosphoesterase, producing the protein MFAVLADIHGNAPALQAVLYEIDNRKDIEHIYSLGDMIAIGPDTNAVLELLFSRDDISMITGNHDEAVLAIIKGEPHPLSHPHVKEHHEWIAKGMDKKFISKLDELPRFIRKDMLGHSVYFTHYHVEDKKIDAHISDDPYARIVQPSLENMEKLFGPQDVDLICFGHHHPVHFFKGAHTTYLNPGSLGCAEDSVARYAVVTIEVNEIQVELVEAPYDNTEFLLSYEKLKVPTRNFILKAFHGNQLKRSE; encoded by the coding sequence ATGTTTGCTGTTCTTGCTGATATCCACGGAAATGCGCCTGCTTTACAGGCCGTTCTTTATGAAATCGATAACCGCAAGGATATAGAACATATCTATTCCCTTGGCGACATGATTGCAATTGGACCTGATACGAACGCTGTCTTGGAATTGTTATTTTCTCGAGATGATATTTCGATGATTACAGGCAATCATGATGAAGCGGTACTAGCCATTATTAAAGGTGAGCCACATCCTTTAAGTCATCCGCATGTGAAAGAACATCATGAATGGATTGCTAAAGGAATGGACAAGAAATTTATCAGTAAACTTGATGAGTTGCCGCGTTTTATTCGAAAAGACATGTTAGGACATTCGGTCTATTTCACTCATTATCATGTGGAGGACAAGAAGATCGATGCTCATATTAGCGATGATCCTTATGCAAGGATTGTTCAGCCGAGTCTTGAGAACATGGAAAAGTTGTTTGGTCCGCAAGATGTCGATTTAATCTGCTTTGGTCATCATCATCCCGTTCATTTTTTTAAGGGCGCGCATACGACTTATTTAAACCCCGGTTCTCTAGGTTGTGCTGAGGATTCAGTTGCTAGATATGCGGTTGTTACGATTGAAGTAAATGAAATCCAAGTAGAGTTGGTTGAAGCGCCGTATGATAACACGGAGTTTCTACTGTCTTATGAAAAACTAAAAGTTCCAACTCGTAATTTTATATTGAAGGCATTTCACGGGAATCAGCTAAAGAGGAGTGAATAA
- a CDS encoding DUF4256 domain-containing protein, producing the protein MTSENNKELSIEQREELIENLKVRFERNMNRHEGLAWDKVQEKLDANPEKLWSLNEMERTGGEPDVVDYDIKNEIYVFHDCSAESPKGRRSVCYDREALESRKKHKPENSVIDMATAMGIELLTENQYRALQELGKFDMKTSSWVQTPSNIRELGGAIFCDRRYDTVFVYHNGAESYYAARGFRGSLRV; encoded by the coding sequence ATGACAAGCGAAAATAATAAGGAATTATCAATAGAACAACGAGAAGAATTAATCGAGAATTTGAAGGTTCGGTTTGAAAGAAATATGAACCGCCATGAAGGTCTTGCGTGGGATAAAGTCCAAGAAAAGCTGGATGCTAATCCTGAAAAACTATGGTCGCTAAATGAAATGGAGAGAACTGGAGGAGAACCAGATGTTGTGGACTATGATATAAAGAATGAAATTTACGTTTTTCATGATTGTTCGGCGGAAAGTCCTAAAGGTCGTAGAAGTGTTTGTTACGACCGTGAAGCGTTAGAATCAAGAAAAAAACATAAACCAGAAAATAGCGTTATTGATATGGCAACTGCTATGGGCATTGAACTTTTAACGGAAAATCAATATCGAGCGTTACAGGAACTTGGAAAATTCGATATGAAAACATCGAGTTGGGTGCAAACACCATCTAACATTAGAGAACTCGGTGGTGCTATTTTTTGCGATCGTCGCTATGACACTGTTTTTGTGTATCACAATGGGGCCGAGTCCTACTATGCGGCTAGAGGATTTCGTGGCTCGTTAAGGGTCTAG
- a CDS encoding DMT family transporter, translating to MNKYVYGLLVILTTSLMGSAFAIGKIGLLYFSPILLVALRFTIAGILMAIFVVFWKRPHPRSLQDWWKVFIIGFFQTAGVMGCIFVSLKTIKAGESSILTFTNPLLVVILGTIFLKLTYKRLQWIGVVVGFLGVFITFGAHLSIKIGTLLGFLSAVSWAIGTLLIKTWGQTINVWVLTAYQMLFGGLILFGGSFILEEPFFEPNIISIFILLWLAIMASVVQFAVWFYLLTIGDPGKTSAFLFLAPFFGVISGWLLLDEPIHWYVMLGGVFIFIGIFMVNWVPKINLKRI from the coding sequence ATGAATAAATATGTATACGGATTGCTTGTCATTTTAACTACATCATTAATGGGTTCTGCTTTTGCAATAGGGAAAATAGGTTTACTCTATTTTTCTCCTATTTTACTTGTCGCCTTGCGCTTTACGATTGCAGGAATATTGATGGCTATTTTCGTTGTTTTTTGGAAGCGGCCTCATCCTCGTTCTTTACAAGATTGGTGGAAAGTTTTTATTATCGGGTTCTTTCAAACCGCTGGTGTGATGGGTTGTATTTTCGTTAGTTTGAAAACGATAAAAGCCGGTGAATCTTCTATTCTTACATTTACAAATCCTTTGCTTGTCGTCATTTTAGGTACTATTTTTTTGAAGCTTACATACAAAAGATTGCAATGGATTGGTGTTGTGGTCGGCTTTTTAGGGGTGTTTATTACTTTTGGCGCTCACTTATCTATTAAAATCGGAACATTACTAGGGTTTCTTTCGGCAGTTTCCTGGGCGATCGGAACACTATTAATCAAAACATGGGGACAAACAATAAATGTGTGGGTGTTAACTGCCTATCAAATGTTGTTTGGGGGACTGATCCTCTTTGGCGGAAGTTTTATCTTAGAAGAACCATTTTTCGAACCAAATATCATTTCTATTTTTATTCTTTTATGGTTGGCTATTATGGCTTCAGTAGTACAATTTGCAGTATGGTTTTATTTACTTACAATTGGGGATCCAGGAAAAACAAGCGCTTTTTTATTTTTAGCTCCATTCTTTGGTGTCATCTCGGGTTGGCTTCTCTTAGACGAACCAATCCATTGGTATGTAATGCTTGGGGGCGTCTTTATATTTATCGGAATTTTCATGGTGAACTGGGTTCCGAAAATAAATCTTAAACGCATATGA
- a CDS encoding YdeI family protein: MTNDKTNSKVDQYISKSKKWQEEFVALRNIVLDCKLTEEFKWGHPCYTFGDKNVVLIHRFKEYCAFLFHKGALIQDNHGILIQQTENVQAARQIRFTNVQEILEMEVVLKDYIYEAIEVEKAGLKVEKKTEIIIPEELQSKFDEIPVFKTAFEALTPGRQRAYVLYFSQAKQSSTRTTRVERYMQHIFDGKGLNDK; the protein is encoded by the coding sequence ATGACAAATGATAAAACGAATTCCAAGGTTGATCAATATATAAGTAAATCTAAAAAGTGGCAAGAGGAATTTGTAGCTCTAAGAAATATCGTTCTTGACTGCAAGCTGACTGAAGAATTTAAATGGGGCCATCCATGTTATACGTTTGGGGATAAAAATGTTGTTTTAATCCATCGATTTAAAGAGTATTGTGCGTTTCTGTTTCACAAAGGTGCCTTGATACAGGATAACCATGGGATTCTAATCCAGCAAACGGAGAATGTACAAGCGGCGCGTCAGATTCGGTTTACAAATGTTCAAGAAATCCTAGAGATGGAAGTTGTTTTGAAAGACTATATTTATGAAGCGATTGAAGTTGAAAAAGCCGGATTAAAAGTTGAAAAGAAAACAGAAATCATCATTCCAGAAGAACTCCAGAGCAAATTCGATGAAATCCCTGTCTTTAAAACTGCTTTTGAAGCATTGACGCCGGGAAGACAACGAGCGTACGTACTTTACTTTTCACAAGCCAAACAGTCTAGTACCCGAACAACAAGGGTTGAAAGATATATGCAACACATTTTTGACGGGAAGGGGTTAAACGACAAATGA
- a CDS encoding group-specific protein — protein sequence MSTCNLNHTLEDVTKKLSEQKSFLPADLFIVSNQLLEKRPNQNTLNELFHFLKKYDLASKEEQAERNVGIKKLTNR from the coding sequence ATGAGTACATGTAATTTGAATCATACTTTGGAGGATGTAACAAAGAAGTTATCCGAACAAAAATCATTTCTCCCGGCAGACTTATTTATTGTGAGTAATCAGTTATTGGAGAAAAGACCTAATCAGAATACACTCAATGAGTTATTTCATTTTCTAAAAAAGTATGACTTGGCTTCAAAAGAAGAACAAGCAGAAAGAAATGTAGGGATTAAAAAACTAACCAATAGATAA
- a CDS encoding phospholipase, which translates to MPQKRNNRFRFCVLPGYNWCEPGCNGPGAPINEVDAACKAHDACYRRGRHRCECDQEFLNRLRPSINSNTQQGRHARLLYHYMKMQTIFSCNKW; encoded by the coding sequence ATGCCACAAAAAAGAAATAATAGATTCCGTTTTTGTGTCTTGCCGGGTTATAACTGGTGTGAACCAGGTTGCAACGGACCAGGTGCGCCTATAAACGAAGTGGATGCGGCTTGTAAAGCGCATGATGCTTGTTACCGAAGAGGTAGACATCGCTGTGAATGCGATCAAGAATTTCTCAATCGACTACGTCCCAGTATAAATTCAAATACGCAACAAGGAAGGCATGCACGACTGCTTTATCATTATATGAAAATGCAAACAATCTTCTCTTGCAATAAATGGTAG
- a CDS encoding GTP pyrophosphokinase family protein, giving the protein MTLSNEVNYMQLNTMKKEITRFMLAYKFALDEISTKLNILEQEFKLIHDYNPIEHINTRLKTPESIINKAQRKNIELSLPSIKENIQDIAGVRINCSFNADIYKLSEMIQKQQDIEVVECKDYIKNPKPNGYRSLHLILKIPVFMSDRVENVFVEVQIRTIAMDFWASLEHKIFYKYNKAVPENITKELAEAAESANELDNKMAHLHKEILKIKQTDDSIHTLDGLTEFDFPINFLELLTKSND; this is encoded by the coding sequence ATGACCCTTAGCAATGAAGTAAATTATATGCAGCTGAATACAATGAAAAAAGAAATTACGCGCTTTATGCTTGCCTACAAATTTGCTCTAGATGAAATCAGTACAAAACTTAATATATTAGAACAAGAGTTTAAATTGATCCACGATTATAATCCGATTGAACACATCAATACCCGTTTAAAAACTCCAGAAAGTATTATTAACAAAGCGCAACGCAAAAACATTGAATTATCTTTACCGTCGATTAAAGAAAACATCCAAGACATTGCAGGCGTTCGCATTAATTGCTCCTTTAACGCTGACATTTACAAATTGAGCGAAATGATTCAAAAGCAACAAGATATTGAAGTAGTAGAATGCAAAGATTATATTAAAAACCCAAAACCCAATGGGTATAGAAGTCTGCATTTAATCCTGAAAATCCCTGTTTTTATGTCTGATCGTGTTGAAAATGTCTTCGTCGAAGTACAGATTAGAACAATTGCGATGGATTTTTGGGCAAGTTTGGAACATAAAATTTTCTATAAATACAATAAAGCCGTTCCTGAAAATATTACAAAAGAACTGGCAGAGGCTGCCGAATCTGCTAATGAATTGGACAACAAAATGGCGCATTTACATAAGGAAATCCTAAAAATTAAACAAACGGATGATTCTATTCATACATTGGATGGGCTAACTGAATTCGACTTCCCGATTAACTTTTTGGAATTGCTGACTAAAAGTAATGATTAA
- a CDS encoding YfhE family protein — protein MSEKKMPHEKMTEKNNGLSSAQEVTYQNEFKKADNAVKNDTKAERQNRKS, from the coding sequence ATGAGCGAGAAAAAAATGCCGCATGAAAAAATGACGGAGAAAAACAATGGATTATCTTCCGCGCAAGAAGTTACGTACCAGAACGAGTTTAAAAAAGCTGATAATGCCGTTAAAAATGATACAAAAGCAGAACGTCAAAACCGCAAAAGTTAA
- a CDS encoding cytoplasmic protein, with product MIYASGVVTFLSNDKKMTSKKLKRKTIALEVIEEIPSEYDLPGKTICKYVALLPRSYECKSLEDYTGRVKPFLQKSIRNVIVSVQVSHLNYASYHAVASIKK from the coding sequence ATGATTTATGCAAGCGGTGTTGTGACGTTTTTATCAAACGACAAAAAAATGACTAGCAAGAAACTTAAGAGGAAAACGATTGCGCTAGAGGTAATAGAAGAAATACCTTCAGAATATGATTTACCAGGTAAAACAATTTGCAAGTATGTAGCGCTTCTTCCGCGAAGCTATGAATGTAAGTCTTTGGAAGACTATACAGGAAGAGTCAAACCATTTTTACAAAAATCAATCCGAAATGTAATTGTGAGCGTTCAGGTTTCCCATCTGAACTACGCAAGTTATCATGCTGTTGCCTCTATAAAAAAATAA
- the sda gene encoding sporulation histidine kinase inhibitor Sda, which yields MRRLSDEELKKAYFQAKELGLDPEFIQQLEAALNRRLINIHKGVQQKTKESLP from the coding sequence ATGAGAAGATTATCAGATGAAGAGCTAAAAAAAGCTTATTTTCAAGCCAAGGAATTAGGGCTTGATCCTGAATTCATTCAGCAACTAGAAGCAGCACTCAATAGACGTCTAATCAACATACATAAAGGCGTACAGCAAAAAACTAAAGAATCGCTCCCTTAG
- a CDS encoding calcium/sodium antiporter: MAYIILIVGFALLIKGADFFVDGSSNIARLLQVPPILIGLTIVALGTSSPEATVSIIAALEGNAEVAVGNVVGSNILNTTLVVGVTAFLYPLMVQSETIRKEIPFTILASVALLILMSDIALQGFSSNMITRSDGLILLLFLSIFMYYVIEIGLKSRKNAANVPAPKNISWGKNIFITIVGLVGIIFGGNLVVENGMEIAFSLGMSETLVGLTIIAIGTSLPELVTSISAALKKESEIALGNIVGSNIFNILFVLGASATISPLAVNDKVFSDVVFMIVLTVVLLIFSRTSFKVGKREGVVLAAAYIIYLVYIILRN; the protein is encoded by the coding sequence ATGGCATATATTATATTAATTGTTGGATTTGCATTGTTGATCAAAGGCGCTGACTTTTTTGTTGACGGGTCTTCCAATATTGCGAGACTGCTTCAGGTCCCGCCTATTTTAATCGGCTTAACAATTGTCGCATTGGGAACAAGTTCCCCGGAGGCGACTGTCAGTATTATTGCAGCTCTTGAAGGAAATGCAGAAGTTGCAGTGGGAAACGTAGTCGGAAGCAATATTCTTAATACTACGCTCGTTGTAGGCGTGACTGCTTTTCTGTATCCATTGATGGTTCAAAGTGAGACGATTAGAAAAGAAATCCCGTTTACAATACTCGCAAGTGTGGCATTGCTTATTCTTATGAGTGATATTGCATTACAGGGATTCAGTAGCAACATGATAACACGCAGTGATGGTTTGATCCTCTTGTTGTTTCTTTCGATCTTTATGTATTATGTGATTGAGATTGGGCTAAAAAGCCGAAAAAATGCAGCGAACGTACCAGCACCAAAGAATATCAGCTGGGGTAAAAATATATTCATTACGATAGTAGGGCTGGTTGGAATTATATTTGGAGGGAACTTGGTCGTAGAAAACGGCATGGAAATTGCTTTTTCCCTTGGCATGAGTGAAACATTGGTAGGACTAACGATTATTGCAATCGGAACGTCACTTCCTGAACTAGTCACTTCTATTTCAGCGGCACTGAAAAAAGAAAGTGAAATCGCGCTTGGAAATATTGTTGGAAGTAATATTTTCAACATTTTGTTTGTACTCGGTGCCTCGGCTACAATTTCTCCATTAGCGGTGAACGATAAAGTATTTAGTGACGTCGTGTTTATGATTGTACTGACTGTTGTATTATTGATTTTTTCAAGGACCAGTTTCAAAGTTGGAAAGCGTGAAGGGGTGGTGCTTGCCGCCGCCTACATTATTTATTTAGTCTATATAATATTACGAAATTAA